A single window of Rhodohalobacter sp. 614A DNA harbors:
- a CDS encoding type IV secretion system protein, with protein MKRTTKKTEPNRLFRAQADRREDDPYYNLAKSKENWRRAFFLSAITLLFVTGAFIVRSFQAGYVPYLVSVDDFDQVTILGPAEKLNTNHDRLVRAELFKWIRLMRSVHGDEEYIEEQLRDGFSMVSNNVAGRLNDYYGEEENDPRVLSRNFRRSIEVSQILQTDDSGNWRIQWVETTTNLRGGSREAQEWEAFIEVENHPPSSSETILKNPLGLYITELNWGAISPTTLNEETP; from the coding sequence ATGAAACGAACAACCAAAAAAACAGAACCTAACCGTTTGTTTCGCGCACAAGCTGACCGGCGGGAGGACGATCCTTACTACAATCTTGCCAAATCGAAAGAGAATTGGCGAAGGGCCTTTTTCTTGTCTGCAATTACATTGTTGTTTGTAACCGGGGCATTTATAGTCCGGAGTTTTCAGGCTGGATATGTTCCATATTTGGTAAGTGTAGATGACTTTGACCAGGTTACCATTCTTGGACCGGCAGAGAAATTGAATACCAATCATGATCGTCTGGTCAGGGCCGAACTCTTTAAATGGATCCGGCTTATGAGGAGTGTCCACGGAGATGAAGAATATATCGAAGAGCAGTTGCGGGACGGGTTTTCGATGGTATCTAATAATGTCGCCGGAAGACTCAATGATTACTATGGTGAGGAAGAAAACGACCCGAGAGTTCTCTCCAGAAATTTTCGAAGATCTATTGAAGTCTCACAGATCCTTCAAACCGACGATTCGGGAAATTGGAGGATTCAGTGGGTAGAAACCACCACGAACCTTCGGGGTGGGTCCCGTGAGGCGCAAGAATGGGAAGCATTTATCGAAGTTGAGAATCACCCACCATCGTCATCAGAGACGATCCTAAAAAACCCTCTTGGACTATACATAACCGAACTGAACTGGGGAGCGATCTCTCCAACAACCCTAAACGAGGAAACACCATGA
- a CDS encoding TrbI/VirB10 family protein, whose amino-acid sequence MRPKEEKNKINESSKRLLLLGALALGGILLATILFNIFQSGNSQRKIGEYQPPVQSGEPGFLQNEPAGLQTDEEELDFDPPDPQSIFDRPVSQPTARTSQPGPQQPDRRQELYEQALSSDIKIGGEVRVSDDVNPSMEQAAIGRSVSSAFPADRRQSNSTGQEPLRFTEEQNNQGTVEFNHPPTPYTLLEGTMIEATLQTGVSSALPGNIVGMINRDVYDSINQEHLIIPRGTRIVGTYDSGIAFDQRKMMMSWQRLLFPDGRSIQLPSFPTHDLQGMSGLGGEVNTHFWRIFGQSAMLSLIGAGASLAVSPNRAGLFGAMSARELIAVQIAEDFQRVANMVLQRNMNRQPTIVIEAGTPFTIYLLDDLSFEEPYTYTEAWYGE is encoded by the coding sequence ATGAGACCGAAAGAAGAAAAAAACAAAATTAATGAATCGAGTAAACGATTGTTGTTACTTGGTGCTTTGGCACTTGGCGGTATATTATTAGCGACCATCTTATTTAATATTTTTCAGTCCGGAAACTCACAACGCAAGATTGGAGAGTATCAACCACCTGTACAAAGTGGAGAACCCGGGTTTTTACAAAATGAACCTGCCGGGTTACAAACCGATGAAGAAGAACTTGATTTCGATCCACCGGATCCGCAAAGTATTTTTGACCGGCCGGTATCCCAGCCTACAGCAAGGACATCACAACCAGGGCCGCAGCAACCTGACCGCCGGCAAGAACTCTATGAACAAGCGCTGTCCAGTGATATTAAAATTGGAGGAGAGGTTCGTGTAAGTGACGATGTAAACCCATCCATGGAACAGGCTGCGATCGGTCGTTCAGTTTCATCTGCTTTCCCGGCTGACAGACGTCAATCTAATTCAACCGGCCAGGAACCATTACGATTTACAGAAGAGCAAAACAACCAGGGAACGGTTGAATTTAATCACCCACCCACCCCCTATACTCTTTTGGAAGGAACGATGATTGAGGCGACTCTTCAAACCGGGGTATCATCTGCATTGCCAGGAAACATTGTTGGTATGATAAACCGTGACGTTTACGATAGTATCAATCAAGAACATCTGATTATACCAAGAGGCACACGAATCGTCGGTACGTACGATTCTGGAATTGCATTTGATCAACGGAAAATGATGATGTCCTGGCAGCGATTGTTATTCCCGGACGGACGGTCTATCCAGTTACCATCCTTCCCTACCCATGATCTGCAAGGTATGAGCGGGCTTGGCGGGGAGGTCAACACACATTTTTGGCGAATTTTTGGTCAATCTGCCATGCTGAGTCTCATCGGTGCCGGTGCGTCTTTGGCTGTTTCGCCAAACAGGGCCGGTTTGTTTGGTGCCATGAGTGCCAGGGAATTAATTGCTGTTCAAATTGCAGAGGACTTTCAACGGGTGGCCAATATGGTATTACAACGAAACATGAATCGTCAGCCAACCATTGTCATTGAAGCCGGTACTCCGTTTACCATTTATCTTTTAGACGATCTTTCATTTGAAGAACCTTATACCTATACCGAGGCATGGTATGGCGAATAG
- a CDS encoding TrbG/VirB9 family P-type conjugative transfer protein, whose amino-acid sequence MNHRSQPLAILLAAFLWVIGPNVHAQESPEIPMHVNEQGVIVYPINEKSDVIEYPFGYTEPIVTASPLRISRIELEEGEEVVGQAVGDATRWQIDYSLQGEGEMSKVIFFVKPIIDDISTNFVITTNRRTYDITLEAPKIKDPGTNPDTHFTRGISFYYPDEASEKLNEQIRKDQERIRREQGSRSRGPSFTRPDSSSAFERYEYEEGKYGFPWEPVAIWDNNRHVFIQLPSDFDIESQELPGVFLTNRFGDKQQMNFSYDPDSKIIRTDRVFQQAKLTYQFQKRGFLGFGRVTRDRELLVTLNDSE is encoded by the coding sequence ATGAATCATCGATCACAACCACTGGCAATATTATTGGCTGCATTTCTTTGGGTCATTGGTCCAAATGTACATGCCCAGGAATCACCTGAAATACCGATGCATGTAAATGAGCAAGGGGTCATTGTATACCCAATTAATGAAAAGAGTGATGTCATTGAATATCCCTTTGGCTATACAGAACCCATTGTTACCGCATCACCACTTCGTATTTCAAGAATAGAACTTGAAGAGGGGGAAGAGGTTGTCGGTCAGGCTGTAGGAGATGCAACACGGTGGCAGATTGACTACTCTTTACAGGGAGAAGGTGAGATGAGTAAAGTTATTTTTTTTGTAAAACCAATTATCGATGATATATCGACCAATTTTGTGATTACCACAAACCGACGGACCTATGACATTACCCTGGAGGCGCCGAAGATTAAGGATCCAGGGACCAATCCGGATACACATTTTACAAGAGGAATATCATTTTACTATCCGGATGAAGCCAGTGAGAAACTCAACGAACAGATAAGAAAAGATCAGGAAAGGATCCGCCGAGAACAGGGGAGTCGATCCCGGGGGCCGTCATTTACCCGGCCGGACAGTAGTAGTGCCTTTGAACGATATGAGTATGAAGAAGGGAAATACGGTTTTCCATGGGAACCAGTGGCCATATGGGACAACAACCGTCATGTTTTCATTCAACTACCAAGTGATTTCGATATCGAATCACAAGAACTTCCGGGAGTCTTTTTAACAAATCGTTTTGGGGATAAGCAGCAGATGAACTTTTCGTATGACCCGGATAGTAAAATCATCCGAACTGACCGGGTGTTTCAGCAGGCGAAACTAACGTATCAATTTCAAAAGCGCGGGTTTTTAGGTTTTGGACGGGTTACCCGGGATCGTGAATTACTTGTAACTCTTAACGATAGCGAATGA
- a CDS encoding type IV secretion system protein has translation MNAKIRTYFWAFAAVLAACIIFAESGFAQTPEWYNELNQFQQQITFDWRNRAFNIGVSIFFALAVLDLVVFGIGLKFSDKSIDPVNTSLKKLVTLVFLFAIIMFFWLLEALVLGFQEIAFTIYGAEMDLNEFQIISAGLWFFNAAYQSLQANYSWVNILSLSASFSVFFLLFALAGFVVLAIQYAYITMEVLIALTFSPLFLGFLPMKFTRVYSERYISYIFHLGVKVFLFYMIFYFFWSVLMMMVQNVYSSQDFGWHVLLSIGFFSFLAIFVLAKIPGKMSQFITENQNLDLGKVLNRMDEL, from the coding sequence ATGAACGCAAAAATCAGAACATATTTTTGGGCATTTGCAGCCGTATTAGCTGCGTGTATAATTTTTGCTGAGAGTGGCTTTGCCCAAACACCTGAGTGGTACAATGAATTGAATCAATTTCAGCAACAGATCACGTTTGATTGGAGAAACCGGGCGTTTAATATTGGCGTATCGATTTTTTTTGCTCTTGCAGTACTCGATCTGGTGGTTTTTGGAATCGGATTGAAATTTTCTGATAAAAGCATTGATCCGGTTAACACATCTCTTAAAAAGCTCGTTACCCTCGTTTTTCTTTTTGCCATTATTATGTTTTTCTGGCTTCTGGAAGCACTTGTTTTAGGATTCCAGGAAATTGCATTTACCATTTATGGAGCGGAGATGGATTTGAATGAATTTCAAATCATATCAGCCGGACTTTGGTTCTTTAATGCTGCCTATCAAAGCCTGCAAGCCAATTATAGCTGGGTAAACATATTAAGTTTGTCCGCTTCGTTTTCAGTCTTTTTCCTGTTGTTTGCGCTGGCCGGGTTTGTAGTTCTGGCAATCCAATATGCCTATATCACGATGGAAGTGCTGATTGCTCTAACTTTTAGCCCGTTGTTTTTAGGATTTTTACCCATGAAGTTCACCCGGGTATATTCGGAGCGATACATCTCTTACATATTTCATCTCGGTGTAAAGGTCTTTCTGTTTTACATGATCTTCTACTTTTTTTGGAGTGTTCTGATGATGATGGTTCAGAATGTATACTCTTCGCAAGATTTTGGTTGGCACGTCCTGTTGAGTATCGGGTTTTTCTCTTTCCTGGCAATATTTGTACTAGCAAAAATACCCGGAAAAATGTCTCAATTCATCACTGAAAATCAAAACCTCGACTTAGGTAAAGTTTTAAACCGAATGGATGAACTATGA